The following are from one region of the Candidatus Rokuibacteriota bacterium genome:
- the glk gene encoding glucokinase: MILAGDVGGTKTLLAVFDPGAGMSIVREATLPSREIETLESAVEAFLLGAPRLKVGAACLGVAGPVVDGHCVATNLPWEIHERRLAVAVGAPARLINDLEAAAHGVLTLPPEKFLVLQSGTPNPGRNMALIAAGTGLGQALMVPDGQGYRVVPSEGGHADFAPRDETQVDLYRFLRAEFGHVSWERVLSGPGLANIYRFLQTRAAHAAPDWLRAGLQREDAGAVVGEVGLSGRDPVCAEALDLFVSIYGAQAGNLALETLALGGLVVGGGIAPKIQAKLSDGRFTAAFRDKGRLDSLLSTVPVRVALDPRAPLWGAARLAALMETT; encoded by the coding sequence ATGATCCTCGCCGGCGACGTCGGAGGCACCAAGACCCTGCTCGCCGTTTTCGATCCCGGCGCCGGGATGTCCATCGTCCGCGAAGCGACCCTGCCGAGCCGAGAGATCGAGACCCTCGAGAGCGCCGTCGAGGCGTTTCTCCTGGGCGCGCCGCGGCTGAAGGTCGGCGCGGCCTGCCTGGGCGTTGCGGGCCCCGTCGTGGACGGGCACTGCGTCGCCACGAACCTGCCGTGGGAGATCCACGAGCGCCGCCTCGCGGTGGCGGTGGGCGCGCCGGCGAGGCTCATCAACGATCTCGAGGCGGCGGCGCACGGCGTCCTCACGCTGCCGCCGGAGAAGTTCCTCGTCCTCCAGTCGGGCACGCCCAACCCTGGACGCAACATGGCGCTGATCGCCGCCGGAACGGGCCTGGGTCAGGCCCTCATGGTCCCGGACGGGCAGGGGTACCGTGTCGTGCCATCCGAAGGCGGCCACGCCGATTTCGCCCCGCGGGACGAGACCCAGGTGGACCTCTATCGCTTCCTCAGGGCCGAGTTCGGCCACGTGAGCTGGGAGCGCGTGCTCTCGGGCCCGGGCCTCGCCAACATCTACCGGTTCCTCCAGACGCGCGCGGCGCATGCCGCGCCGGACTGGCTGCGCGCGGGGCTTCAGCGAGAGGACGCCGGCGCCGTGGTGGGCGAGGTGGGACTATCGGGCCGCGATCCAGTCTGCGCCGAGGCCCTCGACCTCTTCGTCTCGATCTACGGCGCCCAGGCGGGCAACCTCGCGCTCGAGACCCTGGCGTTGGGCGGGCTCGTCGTGGGCGGCGGCATCGCGCCGAAGATCCAGGCCAAGCTTTCCGACGGGCGCTTCACGGCGGCGTTCCGCGACAAGGGGCGCCTGGACTCCCTGCTCTCCACCGTGCCCGTGCGGGTAGCGCTGGACCCGCGCGCCCCGCTCTGGGGCGCGGCGCGTCTCGCAGCACTCATGGAAACGACATGA